In one window of Cellulophaga sp. HaHa_2_95 DNA:
- the rpsC gene encoding 30S ribosomal protein S3, whose product MGQKTNPIGIRLGIIRGWESNWYGGNDYGDKLAEDNKIRKYVHARLAKASVSRVIIERTLKLITITITTARPGIIIGKGGQEVDKLKEELKKITDKEVQINIFEIKRPELDANLVAASVARQIENRISFRRAIKMAIAAAMRMNAEGIKIQISGRLNGAEMARSESYKDGRIPLSTFRADIDYALHEAHTTYGRLGIKVWIMKGEVYGKRDLSPLVGMEKSQGAKGGKQDGNKKPRRRK is encoded by the coding sequence ATGGGACAAAAGACAAATCCAATCGGAATTCGTTTAGGCATCATTAGAGGATGGGAGTCTAACTGGTATGGTGGAAATGATTACGGTGATAAATTGGCCGAAGACAACAAGATTAGAAAATATGTTCATGCTCGTTTAGCGAAAGCTAGTGTATCAAGAGTTATTATTGAGCGTACTTTGAAACTTATCACTATTACTATTACAACTGCAAGACCTGGTATTATTATCGGTAAAGGTGGTCAGGAAGTAGATAAGTTGAAAGAGGAGCTTAAGAAAATTACTGATAAAGAGGTTCAGATCAATATATTTGAAATTAAAAGACCTGAGTTAGATGCAAATCTTGTAGCGGCTAGTGTTGCTCGTCAAATTGAAAATAGAATTTCATTTAGAAGAGCAATAAAAATGGCAATTGCTGCAGCGATGCGTATGAATGCTGAAGGTATTAAAATTCAAATTTCTGGACGTTTAAATGGAGCGGAAATGGCTCGTTCTGAATCTTATAAAGATGGAAGAATACCATTATCGACTTTTAGAGCAGATATCGACTATGCTTTACATGAAGCGCATACTACTTATGGAAGATTAGGTATTAAGGTGTGGATTATGAAAGGTGAGGTTTATGGTAAAAGAGATTTATCTCCTTTAGTTGGTATGGAAAAAAGCCAAGGTGCAAAAGGTGGTAAGCAAGATGGTAACAAGAAA